A region of Fusarium keratoplasticum isolate Fu6.1 chromosome 6, whole genome shotgun sequence DNA encodes the following proteins:
- a CDS encoding Bicyclomycin resistance produces MVVARLFDGLAGSAFLAVSGGTVSDLFHRDELQAPMLFYSLVQFLGPALGPVLGGFINSHVNWRWTYYILLIWAFIQLVLVVFLTPSFSVTWLGRGERKLVTTRWKAPMEKVNKSIARTISLSLFRPFFEFMVLNLCVFSAILLGILYLFFGAFPLVFRNAHDFNLWQFSLSFLGILVGTLMAGAADPMFHGIRCCLVARLEKKTGIQVSSEPEFRLPPAICGSFLVPIGLFTFGWTTFPHVHWIVPIIGSSIFGAVNLLVCTGIFTFLVDAYPLYAASALAANAFVRCLFAVAALATFPLFGNQMSDKLGYQWASSLLGFLTLAMLPFLYLFFRYGKRIRGNSRFATD; encoded by the exons ATGGTCGTCGCCCGCCTCTTCGACGGGCTGGCAGGCAGCGCCTTCCTCGCCGTTTCCGGCGGCACCGTCAGCGACCTCTTCCACCGCGATGAACTACAGGCCCCCATGCTGTTCTACTCCTTGGTCCAGTTTCTCGGGCCCGCCCTAGGCCCGGTCTTGGGTGGCTTCATCAACTCTCACGTCAACTGGCGGTGGACGTACTACATCCTACTCATCTGGGCGTTTATCCAGCTCGTTCTGGTCGTCTTCCTG ACCCCGTCATTCTCCGTGACATGGCTAGGGCGAGGAGAAAGAAAACTGGTGACGACCCGTTGGAAAGCCCCTATGGAAAAAGTCAACAAGTCCATTGCCAGGACTATcagcctctctctctttcgGCCCTTCTTTGAGTTCATGGTCCTCAACTTGTGCGTCTTCTccgccatcctcctcggcatTCTCTACCTCTTCTTCGGCGCCTTCCCCCTCGTCTTCCGCAACGCCCACGACTTCAACCTGTGGCAGTTCAGCCTCAGCTTCCTGGGTATCCTAGTTGGCACGCTCATGGCCGGGGCTGCGGACCCGATGTTTCATGGCATTCGCTGCTGCCTTGTCGCTCGCCTCGAGAAAAAGACGGGTATTCAGGTGTCCAGCGAGCCCGAATTTCGGCTCCCACCCGCCATCTGCGGCTCATTCCTTGTTCCCATTGGGTTATTCACCTTCGGATGGACAACTTTCCCTCATGTTCACTGGATCGTGCCCATCATCGGGTCAAGCATATTTGGTGCAGT AAATCTGCTGGTTTGTACCGGTATCTTTACCTTCCTG GTCGACGCGTATCCCCTCTATGCGGCGAGCGCACTTGCGGCCAATGCTTTTGTGCGCTGTCTGTTCGCAG TCGCCGCTTTAGCCACATTCCCCTTGTTCGGGAACCAGATGTCCGACAAGCTTGGATATCAGTGGGCCTCATCTCTCCTTGGCTTCCTGACGCTTGCCATGCTGCCGTTCCTATATCTGTTCTTTAGGTACGGCAAGAGGATCAGGGGCAACAGCAGATTTGCCACGgattga
- a CDS encoding PKS-ER domain-containing protein → MSSLPTSMRAAVVVAKQRSKGSFKFEITNVQRPEPGPTDVLVRLSVSGVCGTDMGLATGELGPTRDILGHEGVGYVVQLGSTVLPAQVKVGDRIGIAWLRDVCDVCEFCLHAGGETRCKEQLNSGRKRDGTFAEYALVPSRYLLRIPAHITVPDEVIAPILCGGVTAYAAIKNAGVVGGKWVAVSGAGGGVGALAVQYAKAMGYRVLGIDVGDAKRDMCLSCGADCFVDAAQSQDLRRDVKAAMGQTGADLVLVCAASGGAYNAALGIVAAFGTLVSVGIPPPDQLVSFHPLLLIDMGIKIVGSAVGTKEDILEAIGFVQRGLVKPVVNIQRLEDLPGLASRFGEVS, encoded by the exons ATGTCTTCTCTCCCGACGTCAATGCGAGCTGCAGTGGTTGTGGCAA AACAGCGCTCCAAGGGCAGCTTCAAGTTCGAGATCACCAATGTACAACGGCCGGAGCCGGGTCCGACGGATGTGCTCGTCCGCCTCTCCGTCAGCGGTGTCTGCGGCACAGATATGGGTCTGGCGACCGGCGAGCTGGGCCCCACGCGAGACATCCTGGGCCACGAGGGCGTCGGCTACGTCGTGCAGCTGGGAAGCACCGTGCTGCCGGCGCAGGTCAAGGTCGGCGACAGGATCGGCATCGCCTGGCTCCGCGACGTCTGCGACGTATGCGAGTTCTGCCTCCACGCGGGCGGCGAGACGCGATGCAAGGAGCAGCTCAACTCGGGCCGCAAGAGGGATGGCACCTTCGCCGAGTACGCCCTTGTGCCGAGCCGCTACCTGTTGCGCATCCCCGCCCACATCACCGTGCCCGACGAGGTGATCGCCCCGATCCTGTGCGGCGGCGTCACTGCCTACGCCGCGATCAAGAATGCCGGCGTTGTTGGCGGAAAGTGGGTTGCTGTCTCAGGGGCTGGCGGCGGCGTGGGCGCGCTGGCGGTTCAGTacgccaaggccatgggctATCGCGTCCTGGGGATCGATGTGGGCGATGCAAAGCGGGATATGTGCCTCTCGTGCGGGGCAGATTGCTTTGTCGATGCGGCCCAGAGCCAGGATTTACGGCGGGACGTTAAAGCTGCCATGGGACAGACGGGTGCTGACCTGGTGCTCGTCTGTGCAGCTTCAGGCGGCGCATATAATGCAGCGCTGGGCATTGTCGCGGCCTTTGGCACCCTGGTTAGTGTTGGAATACCGCCCCCTGACCAACTGGTTTCTTTCCATCCACTGCTTCTTATCGACATGGGCATCAAAATTGTGGGATCTGCGGTCGGAACAAAGGAGGACATCCTGGAAGCCATTGGGTTTGTTCAGAGGGGTCTAGTCAAGCCCGTTGTGAATATTCAACGCCTAGAAGACCTGCCTGGGCTGGCCTCACGGTTTGGAGAGGTGAGTTGA
- a CDS encoding FAD-binding PCMH-type domain-containing protein, whose protein sequence is MASINDIGSIEDSVLVLPPDVSASAFREVLLEMAKVVGNDNVTVHTRQSMKPDEEGHYYNLPKEHDLFYILEKEHFLAGAVVCPGSTEEVSAVVKLANKYLAPLWPVSIGRNLGYGGAAPRLRGSIVLDLGARMNKVIDVSSRDCTCLLEPGVTYFALYEHLQKNGFQNLWIDNPDLGGGSVVGNALERGAGYTPYGEHFSFHCGMEVVLPSGEVMRTGMGALPGNNTWQTFQYGYGPYPDGIFTQSNFGIVTKMGVWLMPDPGGYQAYLFSFPKETDLPEIVERVRALRISGVIQNAPTIRNTLIDAAVYGPKSDYTSNMDVLSSSEIDEIARKINVGRWNIYGAMYGPKPMRDVQWEALKASFMQIPGARYEFPKPRAEGEKRTVLHMREETLRGLPNTYELGWLNWSCERGSLLGFSPISPATGFDANKQCEMVKRRFKEFGFDYIGTFVVGWRELHHIVCLTFDKTDPKQRKKAHRCIELLIDDAAAEGYGEYRTHLCYMDQIASVYNWNGNAALKFNQQLKDTLDPNGILAPGKSGIWPARLRGRGFELKRSIEPGRL, encoded by the exons ATGGCCTCCATCAACGACATTGGCTCCATTGAGGACAGCGTCCTGGTCCTGCCACCGGATGTGTCAGCCAGTGCTTTCCGTGAGGTGCTGCTGGAGATGGCCAAAGTTGTCGGGAACGACAATGTGACCGTTCACACACGCCAGTCCATGAAgccggacgaggagggtCACTACTACAACCTTCCCAAGGAACATGACTTGTTCTacatcttggagaaggaaCATTTTCTCGCTGGAGCCGTTGTGTGCCCTGGAAGCACCGAGGAAGTGAGTGCTGTTGTCAAGCTCGCCAACAAGTACCTCGCGCCACTGTGGCCAGTGTCGATAGGCCGCAATCTCG GATACGGCGGTGCAGCCCCTCGCCTTCGCGGGAGCAttgtccttgatctcggagCCCGCATGAACAAGGTCATTGACGTCAGCAGCCGAGATTGTACCTGCCTCCTTGAGCCCGGTGTCACGTATTTTGCCTTGTATGAACATCTCCAGAAGAATGGGTTTCAAAATCTGTGGATTGACAATCCCGATCTCG GTGGGGGCTCCGTCGTTGGTAACGCCCTCGAGCGCGGCGCCGGATACACGCCTTACGGGGAGCACTTCTCCTTTCACTGTGGCATGGAGGTTGTCCTGCCCTCTGGCGAGGTGATGCGTACAGGCATGGGCGCCCTGCCTGGCAACAACACCTGGCAAACGTTCCAGTACG GTTACGGTCCCTACCCGGACGGCATCTTCACTCAGTCTAACTTTGGAATTGTTACCAAGATGGGTGTCTGGCTCATGCCTGATCCTGGT GGCTATCAAGCATACCTCTTCTCGTTCCCCAAAGAGACAGACCTGCCTGAGATCGTAGAGCGTGTTCGTGCTCTTCGCATCTCTGGTGTCATCCAGAATGCTCCTACCATCAGAAACACCCTCATCGACGCTGCCGTGTATGGTCCGAAGAGTGACTACACCAGCAACATGGACGTGCTTTCCAGCTCTGAGATCGACGAAATTGCCAGGAAGATCAACGTAGGCCGGTGGAACATCTACGGCGCCATGTATGGACCGAAGCCTATGCGAGATGTGCAGTGGGAAGCTTTGAAGGCGTCCTTTATGCAGATTCCCGGG GCCAGATACGAGTTCCCCAAGCCCAGGGCAGAGGGCGAAAAACGGACCGTTCTCCACATGCGGGAGGAAACCCTCAGGGGTTTGCCCAACACTTACGAGCTGGGCTGGCTCAATTGGTCGTGCGAGAGGGGGTCTCTGCTTGGCTTCTCTCCCATCTCGCCCGCGACGGGCTTTGACGCAAACAAGCAGTGCGAGATGGTCAAGCGTCGGTTCAAGGAGTTTGGTTTCGACTATATTGGAACATTCGTCGTTGGGTGGCGAGAGCTACACCACATTG TCTGCCTGACATTTGACAAGACCGACCCCAAGCAGCGCAAGAAGGCTCACCGATGCATTGAGCTCCTGATCGACGACGCTGCAGCTGAG GGCTACGGCGAGTATCGAACTCATCTCTGCTACATGGATCAGATCGCTAGCGTGTACAATTGGAACGGAAATGCCGCACTCAAATTCAAccagcagctcaaggacaCGTTGGACCCCAATGGCATCCTGGCTCCAGGGAAGAGCGGCATCTGGCCAGCCCGCCTGCGGGGGAGGGGATTCGAGCTGAAGAGGAGTATCGAGCCTGGCAGGCTATAG
- a CDS encoding Fungal-trans domain-containing protein — translation MSARVSSMCLAQPSRDVLSRHLKGHGDNDKGHKNISKSTRVRLQERQHDPESPTGNTVVVWPLGSASSPSRSSRHSPQQPGVDEAPSGTNSAPNNATVSSIGALDPDIVIPNAREIPVAPNPEPSAQAELGSLDQQTASPTPSHGARRSEKHPLSHEIQNRITLGRSKPTPRVGQEDDEMQALFSFSYSMPPISENSIADHELSNTMAHSQAEPDLLMRNSVDSTAHLSIPDETQPATTFRRDSLHGHDTSALSDQDLGHLLGQYADRSWPPAEPDWLPGLDTELTIPDLDWRSWGNNPLLSFDVTAPLDHPIKRRRKTASFTSEIPDERFAEMAQLWPKRGDQPWQLMQTLWSDSVTHRGSNLFSDTKHADDSYVATGPKSAEGRLDDQRRMSMSQDPNMIVFPICLIGLFHLDPARTRGFVARHLSKVMGNCSTLLSKPWSRSDSRSLLVVLASSTLALSCAAAMEERVHSEQTHALYSKVLSVAQQNGLFEAGKGQPLASVLPQGRSDDSAWKAWARVESTKRLIACLIMVDSFFSSGMRIHPIIRLDTMRFYTPCSTALFEAPDATRWAQLDSAGQCMKPSMLNLRPNQTFLPADVPSSSIGLYSLLSAVWLRLTDVKYRLFLQDPTPTPLIPGELYQKDEAGALLVPLLRDIYTTYKADLVRSNPNNVSFWHVMCISITTNMDILEIAAGREGIHAGKEALEGIAGWAQSPSARRACLHAAHIYAAMSRRKVSDGTTFLSEDAIFNAALVLGLYLLVGPDSLQEGGETESFELLDDVDWSELAEEGFAGYVSSPSNAAKSSPAVRFVSMGGPVSFSSMVLPGGLNSARRVLVDFVSLLEEVGKWKAGKLCHILRLMSDSVTDL, via the exons ATGAGCGCTCGCGTGAGTAGCATGTGTCTTGCTCAACCCTCCCG AGACGTTCTGAGTCGGCATCTGAAAGGACACGGCGACAACGACAAGGGCCACAAGAACATCTCCAAATCAACCCGGGTGCGGTTGCAAGAGAGGCAACACGACCCCGAATCTCCAACTGGCAACACTGTCGTTGTGTGGCCCTTGGGCTCCGCGTCTTCGCCCTCACGCTCGTCCCGTCACAGCCCTCAGCAGCCCGGGGTAGATGAGGCCCCCAGTGGCACCAACAGTGCCCCGAACAATGCCACCGTCTCCAGCATCGGCGCTTTGGACCCCGACATCGTCATCCCGAATGCCCGGGAGATCCCTGTTGCTCCGAATCCCGAACCTTCCGCCCAGGCTGAGCTCGGCTCGCTGGACCAACAGACCGCGTCTCCGACTCCCTCCCACGGTGCCCGGCGATCCGAGAAGCACCCCTTGAGCCATGAGATTCAGAACCGGATCACGCTTGGTCGCTCCAAGCCGACCCCGAGAGTTGGccaggaagatgacgagatgcaagctctcttctctttttcaTACAGCATGCCACCCATCTCGGAAAATTCCATCGCCGATCATGAGCTCTCCAATACCATGGCTCACAGCCAAGCCGAACCCGATCTGCTCATGAGAAACAGTGTAGATTCCACGGCCCACCTGAGCATCCCCGACGAGACGCAACCCGCAACCACTTTTCGACGTGACAGTCTGCACGGCCACGACACCAGTGCTCTATCAGATCAGGACCTGGGTCATCTCCTGGGGCAGTATGCCGACAGATCATGGCCGCCCGCTGAACCAGACTGGCTCCCCGGCTTGGACACAGAGTTGACGATTCCGGATCTCGACTGGCGTAGCTGGGGAAACAACCCTTTACTCAGCTTCGATGTCACTGCCCCTTTGGATCATCCCAtaaagaggaggaggaagaccGCGAGCTTCACATCTGAGATTCCCGACGAGCGCTTTGCTGAGATGGCCCAGCTGTGGCCCAAGAGGGGTGACCAGCCCTGGCAGCTTATGCAGACGTTGTGGTCAGATTCTGTCACTCACAGAGGCAGCAATCTCTTCTCTGATACCAAGCATGCCGACGACTCTTATGTTGCGACTGGTCCCAAGTCAGCTGAAGGTAGGCTCGACGACCAGCGACGGATGAGCATGAGTCAAGA CCCCAATATGATCGTGTTTCCTATATGCCTGATTGGCCTTTTTCACTTGGACCCGGCAAGGACTCGTGGCTTCGTTGCTAGACACTTATCA AAAGTGATGGGAAACTGTAGCACTCTTCTCTCCAAGCCATGGTCGAGATCCGATTCTAGGTCATTGCTTGTCGTCCTGGCATCATCTACGTTGGCGCTGTCATGCGCAGCTGCCATGGAG GAACGTGTCCATTCTGAGCAGACTCACGCGCTTTACTCCAAAGTTCTCTCG GTTGCACAGCAGAACGGTCTCTTTGAGGCTGGCAAAGGACAGCCGCTTGCTTCGGTGCTCCCCCAAGGAAGGTCAGACGACTCAGCCTGGAAGGCTTGGGCAAGAGTTGAGTCAACAAAGAG ACTGATCGCCTGCCTCATCATGGTGGACTcgttcttctcctctggtATGAGAATCCACCCCATAATCCGCCTAGACACGATGCGCTTCTACACCCCGTGCTCGACAGCGCTCTTCGAAGCCCCAGACGCGACTCGGTGGGCGCAGCTAGACTCGGCCGGCCAGTGCATGAAGCCCAGCATGCTGAACCTTCGACCCAACCAGACCTTCCTACCGGCAGACGTCCCGTCGAGCTCGATCGGGCTGTACTCACTCCTGTCGGCCGTGTGGCTGCGGCTTACTGACGTGAAATATCGACTTTTCCTGCAGGACCCAACACCGACCCCTCTCATTCCAGGAGAGCTGTACCAGAAAGATGAAGCCGGGGCGTTGCTGGTGCCACTGCTGAGAGACATCTACACAACATACAAGGCTGACCTGGTGCGGAGCAATCCAAACAACGTCTCGTTTTGGCATGTCATGTGCATCAGCATTACGACCAACATGGACATTTTGGAGATTGCTGCTGGGCGCGAGGGTATCCATGCTGGGAAAGAGGCACTCGAGGGTATCGCAGGCTGGGCGCAGAGTCCCTCGGCAAGGCGGGCGTGTTTGCACGCAGCCCACATATACGCAGCCATGTCAAGGAGAAAAGTCAGCGATGGGACCACGTTCCTGTCAGAGGATGCAATCTTCAACGCCGCGCTCGTGCTTGGCCTCTACCTCCTGGTAGGTCCGGACTCGCTGCAGGAGGGCGGCGAAACAGAGTCGTTTGAACTGCTGGACGACGTCGACTGGAGCGAGCTTGCCGAGGAGGGCTTTGCTGGCTACGtgtcctcgccctccaaCGCAGCCAAGAGCTCGCCCGCTGTCCGGTTCGTGTCTATGGGCGGGCCGGTTTCTTTCAGCAGCATGGTGCTTCCGGGAGGCCTTAACTCAGCCAGGAGAGTGTTGGTCGACTTCGTGAGTCTTCTAGAGGAGGTGGGGAAGTGGAAGGCGGGAAAGTTGTGTCACATACTCCGCCTCATGAGCGACAGCGTGACTGATCTCTGA
- a CDS encoding MaoC-like domain-containing protein, which produces MSRRLVKLVQSSWVHRDALAVVESIRSRGGTAVANGNSVLAGDAIIETAIAAFGSIDILINATVYTPPTGSIVDVNSLDWEVSKDVQIKGSYKGYGRVVNMSSLAALHGLPQQTVECTANHSQIGYSFTLAKEGAKKNIFANVVFPVGGTTDNEASAAAFVSFLVHERNKTENGGAYELGGGRVAKLCWQRSGGLLLRADDSLGPEAVIKGWSRVVDFERPEYPSGPNKFLDLLNVGLKLPVEKYPASISFKDRAVLITGAGSGLGRAYALHFARLGASVMVNDIADPSSVVDEIHQMGGIAAGTVGSAEEGQKHVQATIEAFRRIDVVVNNAGILRDKAFHNMSESMWDPVLSVHLQGTYNTCRAAWPYFVKQKHGRIVNTTSVTGIYGSFGQANYAAAKSAIIGLTRALAREGAQYNILANVIAPNAGTNMTKSILSDEVSKALKPDHVAPLVSALSGDAAPSDLTGGVYEVGSGWFGKTRWERQPGWSLVTDGTSLDDILAKLSSFAASQPTYPTSVEEHMRILSREASNSQSASAEKVLANIRRAKEAKPQGSIYTYTERDLILYALSIGAHHSNLPLVWEGHKDFTALPVFGLIPFFNAKLPYKMEDLMLGYDQRMLLHVDQYLEIRSPIPPSGELRTFPKLIQVVDKGRDAMVVQGFTTVTDKNQEVFFNETTVLVRGSGGFGGDSVLADRGAATARNNPPSRAPDVMVEEKTREGQAALYRLNGDLNPLHIDPEFSQKGGFKMPILHGLCSLGIAGKHIFQAYGSYRSVKARFTSVVLPGQTLQTEMWKENNKVVFQVLVKETGKKAISGGAVELDLRGASFL; this is translated from the exons ATGTCTCGTC GCTTGGTAAAGCTTGTGCAGAGCTCCTGGGTTCACAGG GATGCTCTGGCGGTCGTCGAGTCGATTCGAAGCCGTGGTGGCACTGCGGTAGCGAACGGGAACAGTGTCCTGGCtggtgatgccatcatcgaaaCTGCCATTGCCGCCTTTGGGTCGATTGACATCTTGATCAACGCAACCGTTTATACTCCACCAACGGGAAGCATTGTCGATGTAAACAGCCTTGACTGGGAGGTGTCAAAAGACGTTCAAATCAAGGGAAGCTACAAG GGATATGGCCGCGTTGTAAACATGTCGTCCCTTGCTGCTCTTCATGGCCTCCCACAACAGACTGTTGAATGTA CGGCCAACCATTCGCAAATTGGCTATAGTTTCACTCTCGCCAAAGAAGGCGCCAAAAAGAACATCTTTGCCAACGTCGTGTTCCCTGTCG GTGGAACTACTGACAACGAggcatctgctgctgccttcGTCTCGTTCCTGGTCCACGAGCGAAACAAGACAGAGAACGGAGGCGCTTATGAACTTGGGGGCGGTCGGGTTGCTAAGCTGTGCTGGCAGAGATCAGGCGGTCTGTTGCTGCGCGCAGACGATTCCCTAGGACCTGAGGCTGTCATCAAGGGGTGGTCGAGAGTGGTTGATTTTGAGAGACCAGAGTATCCATCGGGTCCAAACAAGTTTCTGGATCTTCTCAACGTTGGTCTGAAACTGCCCGTCGAAAAGTATCCAGCATCCATTTCTTTCAAGGACAGAGCCGTCCTGATAACAGGTGCTGGCTCAGG CCTCGGACGTGCGTATGCACTACATTTTGCTCGACTTGGCGCGTCCGTCATGGTCAACGATATCGCGGACCCCTCGAGCGTCGTCGACGAAATCCACCAAATGGGCGGCATCGCCGCTGGGACGGTGGGCTCTGCAGAAGAGGGCCAGAAGCACGTCCAGGCTACCATCGAAGCCTTTAGGAGAATCGATGTGGTCGTCAACAACGCTGGCATCTTGCGGGATAAGGCGTTCCACAACATGAGTGAATCCATGTGGGACCCCGTTCTCTCtgtccatcttcaaggaACCTACAACACGTGTCGCGCTGCGTGGCCGTACTTTGTCAAGCAGAAACATGGGCGCATCGTAAACACCACCAGCGTGACCGGCATCTACGGCTCGTTTGGCCAAGCTAACTACGCTGCGGCT AAATCAGCCATCATAGGCCTCACACGGGCACTGGCTCGTGAGGGCGCTCAGTACAATATTCTAGCAAACGTTATTGCCCCTAACGCTGGGACAAACATGACCAAGAGCATCCTCAGTGACGAAGTGTCCAAGGCACTCAAGCCGGACCATGTGGCACCTCTTGTGTCTGCTCTCTCTGGCGACGCAGCCCCTTCTGACCTAACAGGGGGAGTCTACGAGGTGGGCAGCGGCTGGTTCGGCAAGACGCGGTGGGAGAGACAACCTGGCTGGTCTCTTGTGACCGATGGCACAAGTCTCGATGACATTCTGGCCAAGTTGTCAAGCTTTGCCGCCTCTCAGCCTACGTATCCTACCAGTGTAGAAGAGCATATGCGTATTCTATCCCGTGAGGCGTCTAATTCCCAG TCCGCCTCTGCCGAGAAGGTCCTTGCCAACATCCGACGAGCTAAAGAAGCAAAGCCCCAAGGATCCATTTACACTTACACTGAACGCGACCTGATCCTTTATGCCCTTTCTATTGGTGCCCATCACAGCAACCTCCCGCTCGTCTGGGAAGGCCACAAGGACTTCACGGCTCTGCCAGTGTTCGGACTCatccccttcttcaacgcAAAGCTCCCATACAAGATGGAAGACCTCATGCTCGGCTACGACCAACGCATGCTCCTCCACGTGGATCAGTACCTGGAGATTCGCTCGCCCATCCCCCCCTCGGGAGAGCTGCGCACGTTCCCCAAGCTCATCCAAGTCGTCGATAAGGGCAGAGATGCCATGGTGGTCCAGGGCTTCACGACCGTTACGGACAAGAACCAAGAAGTCTTCTTCAACGAGACTACTGTGCTTGTCCGTGGGTCAGGCGGATTCGGCGGCGACAGTGTGCTCGCAGACCGCGGAGCCGCAACGGCAAGGAACAACCCGCCCTCGCGAGCGCCGGATGTCatggttgaggagaagactCGTGAAGGACAGGCCGCGCTGTACCGGCTCAACGGAGATCTGAATCCCTTGCATATTGATCCCGAGTTCAGTCAGAAGGGTGGCTTCAAGATGCCCATTCTGCATGGGCTCTGCTCCCTCGGCATTGCTGGGAAGCATATCTTCCAGGCCTACGGGTCATACAGGAGTGTGAAGGCCAGATTTACAAGCGTAGTTCTTCCTGGGCAGACCCTACAGACCGAAATGTGGAAGGAGAATAACAAGGTCGTCTTTCAAGTCCTGGTGAAGGAGACGGGTAAGAAGGCTATTAGTGGAGGCGCAGTAGAGCTTGATTTGCGAGGGGCTTCCTTTTTGTAG